AAGAACAGTACGCCGACTACCGCAAGTGGTCGACGCTCGCGATCCAGGCGCACGAGGCCGAAGTGCTCGTGCGCGGTGGCCGCATCGAGGTGCTCGAAGGGGCCTGGCAACCCACCCGCATCGTGGTGCTGAAGTTCCCGACGGCGGACCAGGCCCGGGCCTTCTACGACTCGCAAGAGTACCGCCGCGCCCGCACGGCCCGCGAGAACGCAGCCGACATGCGCATGGTGCTTGTCGAGGGCGTGTAACCCGCCCGATGCTATCGTTCGCCACCCATTCACTATCGAGACAAGGAAGAGGAAACCTGCATGAGTGCCATCGTTGACATCGTCGGCCGTGAAATCCTGGACAGCCGCGGCAACCCGACCGTCGAGTGCGACGTGCTGCTGGAGTCCGGCGTGATGGGCCGCGCCGCGGTGCCGTCCGGCGCCTCCACCGGCTCGCGCGAGGCGATCGAGCTGCGTGACGGCGACAAGGCCCGCTACCTGGGCAAGGGCGTGCTGAAGGCCGTCGAGCACGTCAACACCGAGATCTCCGAGGCCGTGCTGGGCCTGGACGCTTCGGAGCAGGCCTTCCTCGACCGCACCCTGATCGACCTGGACGGCAGCGACAACAAGTCCCGCCTGGGCGCCAACGCAACGCTGGCGGTCTCGATGGCCGTGGCACGCGCGGCGGCCGAGGAATCGGGCCTGCCGCTGTACCGCTACTTCGGCGGTTCG
This genomic stretch from Eleftheria terrae harbors:
- a CDS encoding DUF1330 domain-containing protein; this encodes MSAYIIVDVTVTNEEQYADYRKWSTLAIQAHEAEVLVRGGRIEVLEGAWQPTRIVVLKFPTADQARAFYDSQEYRRARTARENAADMRMVLVEGV